Proteins from one Bacteroides mediterraneensis genomic window:
- a CDS encoding tetratricopeptide repeat protein: MKATMKTLAAMMICCFISALHAENIQRPESENYIKGVEALNEGDPATAYTYLNAEINEHPDNGYAHCYMALICNFCQDTKLALEALNSSLELIPEADKEYRSFAHYSRGVLLTNLKMWDRAEEDLNEAIRLNPQDVENYKSRAQLYLETARYEESFNDLTRALELDSKADVNDLVLQLMAVAPSNELMERITATYQQLDQVTIH; encoded by the coding sequence ATGAAAGCCACCATGAAAACACTGGCAGCAATGATGATTTGCTGCTTCATTTCTGCCTTACACGCAGAAAATATCCAACGCCCGGAAAGCGAAAACTATATAAAAGGTGTAGAAGCACTCAACGAGGGAGACCCCGCCACCGCCTATACTTACCTGAACGCTGAAATCAACGAGCATCCGGACAACGGTTACGCGCACTGCTATATGGCGCTGATTTGCAACTTCTGCCAGGATACCAAACTGGCACTGGAGGCACTGAACTCAAGCCTGGAACTGATTCCGGAAGCCGACAAGGAATACCGCTCGTTTGCACACTACTCCAGAGGCGTGCTGCTCACCAACCTGAAAATGTGGGACCGCGCCGAAGAGGACCTGAACGAGGCTATCCGCCTGAATCCGCAGGACGTGGAGAACTACAAGTCGCGTGCACAGCTGTATCTCGAAACCGCACGCTACGAAGAGTCGTTCAACGACCTGACCCGCGCACTCGAGCTCGACAGCAAGGCCGATGTGAACGACCTCGTACTGCAGCTCATGGCTGTGGCTCCCAGCAATGAACTGATGGAGCGCATCACGGCCACATACCAACAACTTGACCAAGTCACAATCCATTAA